A region of Allocoleopsis franciscana PCC 7113 DNA encodes the following proteins:
- a CDS encoding sensor histidine kinase, protein MFLSRDNLSASSANRVEYYEKVHNNLVERTKQLKRANHELAHQIAERQRVEEALRQAEQKYRSIFENAVEGIFQTTPEGYYLACNPALARIYGYESADALLKNLTNIGQQLYTDPNRRQEFIEQLYTCDVVSDFESQVYRKDGSIIWISENARAVRAEDGTLLYYEGFVTDITQRKLAEEASQRAEAQLRAKAEQLKQTLTKLQQTQAQLIHNEKMCNLGQLVAGVAHEINNPVNFVCGNLIPATQYVDDLLDLLRLYVKHYPQPEPEIQARAEAIDLEFLVEDFPKTLSSMQLGADRIRQIVQSLRSFSRIDESQMTQVDIHKGIDSTLLIINNRLKPKGDNPGIAVVKEYGELPPIKGYAGLLNQVFMNLLCNAVDALEDCPPTLCAQTDTDVEEHYKPIKGNSSSNNQAYSLKNCSGTPMWRHGCIGVSDRETRASASSPTPASACTQETDIVSMFSPRESPKVIRICTELLESDARDGKVTEPRVVIRIIDNGSGMQEEVRSQIFHPFFTTKPVGKGTGLGLSISYQIVVEKHGGQLQCISVPNQGTEFRIEIPIQL, encoded by the coding sequence ATGTTCCTAAGCCGTGACAATTTGTCAGCTAGCTCTGCCAACCGGGTAGAGTACTATGAGAAAGTCCACAACAACCTTGTCGAGCGGACAAAGCAATTGAAACGCGCTAATCACGAACTAGCTCATCAAATTGCTGAGCGTCAACGGGTGGAAGAGGCTCTGCGGCAAGCGGAACAGAAGTATCGCAGTATCTTTGAAAACGCAGTTGAAGGAATCTTTCAAACAACGCCTGAGGGATACTACTTAGCCTGTAACCCGGCGCTAGCACGTATTTACGGCTACGAATCAGCCGACGCATTGCTCAAAAATTTAACGAATATCGGGCAGCAGCTTTACACTGATCCGAACCGCCGTCAGGAATTTATTGAGCAACTCTACACGTGTGATGTGGTATCTGACTTTGAGTCTCAGGTTTATCGAAAAGACGGCAGTATCATCTGGATTTCGGAAAATGCACGAGCTGTGCGTGCTGAGGATGGTACGTTGCTATACTACGAGGGCTTTGTTACAGATATCACTCAGCGAAAGTTAGCGGAGGAAGCTTCGCAGCGAGCAGAAGCTCAACTGAGAGCCAAAGCTGAACAATTGAAACAGACGTTGACAAAGCTACAACAAACTCAAGCCCAGTTGATTCACAACGAAAAAATGTGCAACTTAGGGCAGTTAGTAGCAGGTGTTGCTCATGAAATTAACAATCCAGTTAACTTTGTTTGTGGTAACCTGATTCCTGCGACTCAATATGTTGATGATTTATTAGATCTGCTCCGATTGTACGTCAAGCACTATCCCCAGCCAGAACCTGAAATTCAAGCCAGAGCAGAGGCGATCGATTTAGAGTTCTTGGTTGAAGATTTCCCCAAAACCTTATCCTCAATGCAGTTGGGAGCCGATCGCATTCGTCAGATTGTTCAGTCTTTGCGAAGCTTTTCCCGGATTGATGAATCCCAGATGACGCAGGTGGATATTCACAAAGGAATTGATAGCACACTGTTAATTATCAACAATCGGCTCAAGCCCAAAGGGGACAATCCGGGAATTGCCGTTGTTAAAGAATACGGGGAATTGCCCCCAATCAAGGGCTACGCCGGTCTTTTGAACCAAGTGTTTATGAATTTGCTGTGCAATGCGGTTGATGCCTTGGAAGATTGCCCCCCAACGCTGTGTGCACAAACAGATACAGATGTTGAAGAACATTACAAGCCGATAAAGGGCAATAGCTCTAGCAATAACCAAGCTTATTCTCTGAAGAACTGCTCTGGCACGCCAATGTGGCGACATGGGTGTATTGGGGTTAGCGATCGCGAAACACGAGCGAGTGCGTCTAGCCCAACTCCAGCCTCAGCCTGTACCCAGGAGACGGACATTGTGTCGATGTTCTCCCCAAGGGAATCCCCCAAAGTCATCCGAATTTGTACAGAACTGCTCGAGAGTGATGCACGAGACGGGAAAGTGACTGAGCCACGGGTTGTTATCCGGATTATCGACAATGGCTCTGGGATGCAAGAAGAGGTTAGGAGCCAGATCTTTCACCCCTTCTTCACTACAAAACCCGTAGGCAAAGGTACGGGTTTAGGGCTATCCATCAGTTATCAAATTGTCGTTGAAAAACATGGAGGTCAGTTGCAATGTATCTCCGTACCCAACCAAGGAACGGAATTTAGGATAGAAATTCCGATTCAACTGTGA
- the rpsU gene encoding 30S ribosomal protein S21 translates to MTQVLVGQNEGIDSALRRFKRQVSKAGILTEIRRHRHFETPIEKRKRKEIARRKKRWR, encoded by the coding sequence ATGACTCAGGTACTTGTTGGTCAAAACGAAGGTATTGATTCAGCATTGCGTCGATTTAAGCGTCAAGTCTCCAAAGCTGGGATTTTGACAGAAATCAGGCGGCATCGCCATTTTGAAACTCCCATTGAAAAACGTAAGCGCAAGGAAATTGCACGCCGGAAGAAGCGCTGGCGTTAG
- the rtcA gene encoding RNA 3'-terminal phosphate cyclase: MLHIDGSYGEGGGQILRTSLSLAAITGQPIRIDRIRAGRKKPGLAIQHLTGVRAAATICQAEVQGDALGSMTLEFIPSCPAVAGYYTFDVTETTGAGSAGAVTLILQTILLPLALAKGNSVVTLKGGTHVSWSPPITYIEQVYLPTLKQMGVQAQVQVRAWGWYPRGGGEVELRVTGAGDNPTSPLRGLHLLKRGDLQQVRGLAVVTELPSHIPQRMAMRAENLLQQAHLKGKVQPVRERGVGPGAGIFLTAEYEYSQSGFGAVGEIGLPAERVAEIATEELLDFHANGAPVDQFLGDQLLLPAALASEASQYQVAEITTHLTTNAWVIEQFGLAKVTINQENQIVTVAPVVK; encoded by the coding sequence ATGCTTCACATCGACGGCTCCTACGGTGAGGGCGGCGGTCAAATCTTACGTACCTCCCTCAGCCTAGCTGCTATTACAGGCCAACCCATTCGCATCGATCGCATCCGTGCAGGTCGCAAAAAGCCAGGATTAGCCATTCAACACTTAACCGGTGTAAGGGCAGCAGCTACCATCTGCCAAGCCGAAGTGCAGGGAGATGCCCTCGGTTCCATGACACTGGAATTTATTCCCAGTTGTCCCGCCGTGGCTGGATATTACACCTTTGATGTTACCGAAACCACAGGCGCAGGCTCAGCGGGTGCCGTCACATTGATTTTGCAAACCATCCTGCTACCCCTCGCACTCGCCAAGGGTAACTCAGTGGTAACTCTCAAGGGAGGAACTCATGTGTCCTGGAGTCCACCCATCACCTATATCGAACAAGTTTATCTGCCCACCCTGAAACAGATGGGGGTGCAAGCACAGGTGCAGGTTCGTGCTTGGGGTTGGTATCCGCGAGGGGGTGGTGAGGTGGAATTGCGGGTAACTGGCGCTGGCGATAACCCCACATCGCCTCTAAGGGGTCTTCACTTACTCAAGCGAGGAGACTTGCAGCAGGTGCGGGGGTTAGCCGTCGTGACAGAACTTCCTTCCCATATCCCCCAACGGATGGCGATGCGGGCGGAAAATTTGTTGCAACAAGCCCATCTAAAAGGTAAAGTGCAGCCTGTGCGAGAGCGAGGTGTGGGGCCAGGAGCAGGCATCTTTCTGACGGCTGAATACGAGTACAGTCAGTCTGGATTTGGTGCTGTGGGAGAAATCGGACTGCCTGCCGAACGTGTGGCAGAAATCGCGACTGAAGAGTTGCTAGATTTTCATGCCAATGGGGCACCCGTCGATCAGTTTCTAGGCGATCAATTACTCTTACCAGCGGCTTTGGCATCAGAGGCAAGTCAGTACCAAGTGGCTGAAATTACCACGCACCTGACAACAAATGCTTGGGTGATCGAGCAATTTGGATTAGCCAAAGTCACTATCAATCAAGAGAATCAGATTGTTACTGTTGCACCTGTCGTGAAGTGA